A genomic region of Arachis stenosperma cultivar V10309 chromosome 9, arast.V10309.gnm1.PFL2, whole genome shotgun sequence contains the following coding sequences:
- the LOC130949658 gene encoding uncharacterized protein LOC130949658, translated as MNIVVEAVCEAAMAAARAVEHLGVRNENRNKNGEDNGNNEADSTHLDKPMTLATFLKVNPSKFKGTLVTTDADNWFRGIERSLRAQHVPEGQHVEFATYILEGEAEHWWQGIQQLLQQDEGDIPWDTFKDEFYKKYFPRAARDAKEMELMQLKQGNTTVAEYARKFDDLCRFSKICQGNPTDFEEWKCLKFEGDLREDLMSLVVPLEI; from the coding sequence ATGAACATTGTAGTTGAGGCAGTGTGTGAGGCTGCGATGGCTGCTGCTAGGGCTGTTGAGCATCTCGGAGTGAGAAATGAAAACCGAAATAAAAACGGTGAGGATAATGGAAACAACGAGGCTGATTCAACGCATCTTGATAAACCCATGACCCTTGCTACTTTTTTGAAAGTAAATCCATCTAAGTTCAAAGGTACACTCGTTACGACTGATGCTGACAACTGGTTCCGAGGTATCGAGCGATCACTACGAGCACAGCATGTTCCGGAAGGTCAACACGTGGAGTTCGCTACTTATATACTGGAAGGAGAAGCTGAGCATTGGTGGCAGGGGATACAGCAACTGTTGCAACAAGATGAAGGTGATATCCCTTGGGATACTTTTAAGGATGAATTTTATAAGAAGTATTTTCCGAGGGCAGCTCGTGATGCTAAGGAGATGGAACTTATGCAACTGAAACAGGGTAACACAACTGTTGCAGAATATGCCCGTAAGTTTGATGACTTGTGCCGTTTCTCCAAGATTTGTCAAGGGAATCCTACTGACTTTGAAGAATGGAAGTGTTTGAAGTTCGAAGGGGACCTTCGTGAGGATCTAATGAGTTTAGTAGTTCCATTAGAGATATGA